One region of Carya illinoinensis cultivar Pawnee chromosome 8, C.illinoinensisPawnee_v1, whole genome shotgun sequence genomic DNA includes:
- the LOC122318243 gene encoding EID1-like F-box protein 3, giving the protein MSREQRLKSNYPPSQGSESSESGILNESILVLLFKTIEWDVQTLCLTSSVNRKLRAIAERVLWRELCVYRAPRMVDTLANGTPHGRFCGGWQALAKLMFFCCGCESTRNFKVNQPSPGHFVETTRFSKTSGRSFLTKKCRGDLLYVSDPCEHPTTGEEDDQLGIYRGVFKGFTRSTTRESLIGRQAALEDRVRCPYCGARVWSMTTARLVPKSAARRLGSHDGGLEYFVCVNGHLHGTCWLVPLSSDEDKTNSDDEDNGSKGGNIDTQTGMEGDQ; this is encoded by the coding sequence ATGAGTCGGGAGCAGCGCCTCAAATCAAATTACCCGCCGAGTCAAGGGTCCGAATCATCTGAGTCCGGCATACTCAACGAAAGCATTCTCGTCCTCCTCTTCAAGACCATCGAATGGGACGTTCAAACTCTCTGCCTGACCTCTTCTGTCAATCGGAAGCTCCGAGCCATAGCAGAGCGTGTGCTCTGGCGCGAGCTCTGCGTGTACCGGGCACCGCGAATGGTGGACACATTGGCCAACGGTACGCCCCACGGTCGGTTCTGCGGCGGGTGGCAGGCCCTCGCGAAGCTAATGTTCTTCTGCTGTGGTTGCGAATCAACGCGGAATTTCAAGGTGAATCAGCCCTCGCCAGGTCACTTCGTGGAGACCACTCGGTTTTCGAAAACCTCGGGACGGAGCTTCTTGACCAAGAAGTGTCGGGGAGACTTGTTGTACGTGAGTGACCCGTGCGAGCATCCCACTACGGGCGAGGAAGATGATCAACTGGGGATTTACAGAGGCGTATTCAAGGGATTCACCAGGTCGACGACGAGGGAGAGCTTGATCGGAAGGCAGGCGGCGCTGGAGGACAGAGTGAGGTGTCCTTATTGTGGGGCTCGCGTGTGGAGCATGACGACGGCTCGGTTGGTGCCCAAGAGCGCAGCAAGGCGGCTAGGCTCGCACGATGGGGGCTTGGAGTATTTCGTGTGTGTGAATGGGCACTTGCATGGAACATGTTGGCTGGTGCCGTTATCGTCCGACGAGGATAAAACCAACAGCGACGATGAAGACAACGGTAGTAAGGGCGGGAATATCGATACTCAGACTGGGATGGAAGGCGATCAGTAA